In Paenibacillus phoenicis, one genomic interval encodes:
- a CDS encoding response regulator transcription factor: protein MLQVLLVDDEPWVLEGLRTMVNWEKHGFQVCGEALDGPEALTKMQELRPELVVTDIHMPVISGLELIERSKQLLARPPKFVILSGYDDFNYALTAMRQRVAEYLLKPIDEDEFGAILDRLGQMIAEEREMEQSKLRKQTLFKNNLLNRLIQGEEGARLEQEAAAALQLGGEPELRCMLFDAGIDPQALKQRVLGYFSKPADADRSFLDGSGRVGMIIRTDEIPQPRIEEMGLAISSELSEIGSPAVIAVSRAGKGIRSIRELYLQTMETVKAKREKGRTGFFLPCHHPQLQSTEDVLKGKVELLLDAVLQGDPGTAGAAVEEVFGALACSQIGVETMRAFAANMELTLCRRIKKAGGDADAFMVRMQGDEGDSNGISDYLALRQYLHRLCQEASLLLAGLRRKNENNTVFQVIQYVDEEFRSKLKLQTLAKKFHMNPTYLGQVFKKETGKSFNEYLNEKRLEEAKRLLKRTSMKISDIALQVGYPNTDYFISKFKQSIGMLPSAYKSEFQNDGSKKVEGSRSAE, encoded by the coding sequence ATGCTGCAAGTGCTTCTGGTCGATGATGAGCCTTGGGTGCTGGAAGGTCTTCGAACTATGGTGAATTGGGAAAAGCACGGCTTTCAAGTCTGCGGCGAAGCGCTGGACGGTCCGGAGGCCTTAACCAAGATGCAGGAGCTGCGGCCTGAGCTGGTCGTCACGGATATCCATATGCCCGTCATCAGCGGCTTGGAGCTGATTGAACGGAGTAAACAGCTGCTCGCAAGGCCCCCTAAGTTCGTTATTTTAAGCGGATACGACGATTTTAACTACGCACTTACGGCGATGCGGCAACGGGTGGCGGAGTATCTGCTAAAACCGATTGACGAAGACGAGTTCGGGGCGATTCTGGACCGTCTCGGTCAGATGATCGCCGAGGAGCGGGAAATGGAGCAGTCCAAGCTAAGGAAGCAGACGTTGTTTAAAAATAACCTCCTGAACCGATTGATTCAGGGGGAAGAAGGCGCCCGGCTGGAGCAGGAGGCGGCAGCCGCGCTTCAGCTCGGGGGCGAGCCGGAGCTGCGGTGTATGCTGTTCGACGCCGGGATTGATCCGCAAGCTCTAAAGCAGCGGGTGCTTGGTTATTTCTCGAAACCTGCGGATGCGGATCGTTCCTTCCTGGACGGCTCAGGCCGGGTCGGGATGATTATTCGGACAGATGAAATACCGCAGCCGCGTATCGAAGAGATGGGACTGGCGATCAGCAGTGAGCTTTCGGAGATAGGTTCGCCGGCAGTGATCGCCGTCAGCCGCGCCGGGAAGGGGATCCGCTCGATCCGGGAGCTGTATCTGCAAACGATGGAGACCGTCAAAGCGAAGCGTGAGAAGGGGAGAACTGGCTTCTTCTTGCCTTGCCATCACCCGCAGCTCCAGAGTACGGAGGATGTGTTGAAGGGAAAGGTCGAGCTGCTGCTGGACGCCGTGCTTCAAGGGGATCCCGGAACAGCGGGGGCGGCGGTGGAAGAGGTGTTTGGCGCACTTGCCTGCAGCCAGATCGGCGTGGAAACCATGCGGGCCTTCGCAGCCAATATGGAGCTGACGTTATGCCGCAGGATCAAGAAAGCCGGCGGTGATGCCGACGCCTTTATGGTCCGCATGCAGGGGGACGAAGGGGATTCGAACGGCATCAGCGACTACCTGGCGCTCAGGCAGTATCTTCATAGGCTGTGCCAGGAGGCTTCGTTGCTGCTGGCCGGATTGCGCCGGAAGAACGAGAATAACACGGTATTTCAGGTCATTCAGTACGTAGATGAGGAGTTCCGCAGCAAGCTGAAGCTGCAAACCCTCGCCAAGAAGTTTCACATGAATCCGACCTATTTGGGGCAGGTGTTCAAAAAAGAAACGGGCAAAAGCTTCAACGAATATCTCAACGAGAAACGGCTTGAAGAGGCCAAACGCCTGCTGAAGCGCACCTCGATGAAAATTTCCGATATTGCGCTGCAGGTGGGGTATCCGAATACGGACTATTTTATCAGCAAATTCAAACAGTCGATCGGTATGCTGCCCTCTGCCTACAAATCCGAGTTTCAAAATGACGGCTCCAAGAAAGTGGAAGGGTCCAGATCGGCCGAATAA
- a CDS encoding endo-1,4-beta-xylanase — MNPTFSSVPALKELFAADFNIGAAVNPTTIRTQEALLAYHFNSLTAENEMKFVSVHPEEQTYTFEAADRLVEFAREHGMAMRGHTLVWHNQTSDWLFQDRQGGRVSKEVLLGRLREHIHTVVGRYKNEIYAWDVVNEVIADEGEALLRTSKWTKIAGHEFIAKAFEYAHEADPQALLFYNDYNESNPLKRDKIYTLVQSLLEQGVPIHGIGLQAHWNLYDPSLDEIKAAIEKYASLGLQLQLTELDLSMFRFDDRRTDLTAPEPAMLERQAERYEAVFRLLLAYRDVISGVTFWGAADDYTWLDDFPVRGRKNWPFLFDAKHQPKEAFHRVAALAAEQRA; from the coding sequence ATGAATCCAACGTTCAGTTCCGTACCGGCATTAAAGGAGCTGTTTGCGGCGGACTTCAACATCGGGGCGGCGGTGAATCCGACGACGATCCGGACGCAGGAGGCGTTGCTGGCTTATCATTTTAACAGCCTGACTGCGGAGAACGAGATGAAGTTCGTCAGCGTGCATCCGGAGGAGCAAACCTATACCTTCGAGGCGGCGGACCGGCTGGTCGAATTCGCCCGAGAGCACGGCATGGCCATGCGGGGACACACGCTCGTATGGCATAACCAGACGTCCGATTGGCTGTTCCAGGATCGCCAAGGCGGGAGGGTAAGCAAGGAGGTGCTGCTCGGAAGGCTCCGGGAGCATATTCATACCGTTGTGGGCCGGTACAAGAACGAGATCTACGCCTGGGACGTCGTCAACGAGGTCATCGCGGACGAAGGGGAAGCGCTGCTGCGCACTTCCAAATGGACGAAAATCGCGGGACATGAATTTATCGCCAAAGCGTTCGAATATGCGCATGAAGCCGATCCGCAGGCGCTGTTGTTTTATAACGACTATAACGAATCGAACCCTCTGAAACGCGATAAAATTTACACGCTCGTCCAATCGCTGCTGGAGCAAGGGGTGCCGATCCATGGGATCGGATTGCAGGCGCACTGGAACCTGTACGATCCATCGCTGGATGAGATCAAGGCGGCGATCGAGAAGTATGCTTCGCTTGGGCTGCAGCTGCAGTTGACGGAGCTGGATCTCTCGATGTTCCGCTTCGATGACCGGCGAACCGACTTGACTGCGCCGGAGCCGGCGATGCTGGAGCGGCAGGCCGAACGTTATGAGGCCGTATTCCGGCTGTTGCTGGCGTATCGTGACGTCATCAGCGGAGTCACCTTCTGGGGAGCGGCGGACGATTACACCTGGCTGGACGATTTTCCGGTGCGCGGCCGCAAGAACTGGCCGTTTCTGTTCGACGCCAAGCACCAGCCGAAGGAGGCGTTCCATCGCGTTGCGGCCCTGGCTGCGGAGCAGCGGGCATAA
- a CDS encoding response regulator transcription factor, whose protein sequence is MRFKVLLVDDEPAALEGMQLWINWPELGFEICGTSSNGAEALEKIGKLQPDLVVTDVRMPGMDGLEMIEAWQKQNSRQVSFAIVSGYSEFQYAQKALRFGVTRYLLKPIDEEIAAEELGAIYEELAEEQERQRINRIASYEETVSLLKGLIHPSPGLPMDAGRIAALSSLREVWNVCLIQPRGCSVAEAREQVAAYAGEREAMYFIDLDYGGLVLVYGFHPGEDGPDGAIRIRELESLCCGLGAVASAGQGVASLQEIAAAFSQAQIAMQHQFYAEGPAGIRVYRNVAALKFHRQYDQTELADRIVGALQLLDKAGLEEGLSEAEHKFREHYLTPDIVRKFVIHLSYLMVEHLEELPDKAAELQSKYDIPGMASAAPTLRELMDRIHAFGMECIDWLLKDKTERSQGVIQDINAYIREHYREPLTIKKLAEVFYLHPVYLGQLLQKKNGVHFNEMIHNYRIEEAVRLLRDGSLNNGEVAERVGYANYGQFLKQFEKRLQMSPNEYRNRN, encoded by the coding sequence ATGAGATTCAAGGTGTTATTGGTGGATGACGAGCCGGCAGCTTTAGAGGGGATGCAGCTGTGGATCAACTGGCCGGAGTTGGGCTTTGAAATTTGCGGGACCAGCAGCAACGGCGCGGAGGCGCTGGAGAAGATCGGCAAGCTGCAGCCGGATCTGGTCGTCACCGACGTGCGGATGCCGGGGATGGACGGACTGGAAATGATCGAGGCGTGGCAGAAGCAGAATTCCCGGCAGGTCAGCTTTGCGATCGTCAGCGGGTACAGTGAATTTCAATATGCGCAAAAAGCACTCCGCTTCGGCGTCACCCGGTATTTGCTGAAGCCGATTGACGAGGAGATCGCTGCCGAAGAGCTCGGGGCGATTTATGAGGAGCTGGCGGAGGAACAGGAGCGTCAGCGCATTAACCGAATCGCCTCCTACGAGGAAACGGTCAGCCTGCTGAAGGGATTGATCCACCCCTCGCCGGGGCTTCCCATGGATGCGGGGCGGATCGCTGCGCTCTCGAGCCTTCGGGAGGTGTGGAATGTTTGCCTCATTCAGCCTAGAGGCTGCAGCGTCGCCGAGGCCCGGGAGCAAGTTGCAGCTTATGCCGGGGAGCGGGAAGCGATGTATTTCATCGATCTGGACTATGGCGGCCTGGTCTTGGTGTACGGATTTCATCCCGGGGAGGATGGACCGGACGGCGCTATACGGATACGCGAATTGGAGAGCCTGTGCTGCGGTCTCGGAGCAGTAGCATCCGCGGGTCAGGGCGTGGCAAGCCTGCAAGAGATTGCAGCAGCGTTCAGCCAGGCTCAGATAGCGATGCAGCATCAGTTTTATGCGGAGGGCCCTGCCGGGATCAGGGTATACCGTAACGTGGCCGCGCTGAAGTTCCACCGCCAGTACGATCAAACGGAGCTGGCGGATCGCATCGTGGGGGCGCTCCAGCTGCTGGACAAAGCGGGCTTGGAGGAAGGTCTGTCCGAGGCGGAGCATAAGTTCCGTGAACATTACCTTACGCCGGACATCGTACGTAAATTTGTGATTCATTTATCTTACCTGATGGTGGAACACCTGGAGGAACTCCCGGACAAGGCGGCGGAGCTGCAGAGCAAATACGATATTCCCGGCATGGCCTCGGCGGCACCAACCCTGCGGGAATTAATGGACCGTATCCATGCGTTTGGGATGGAATGCATCGATTGGCTCCTGAAGGACAAAACCGAACGGTCCCAAGGGGTGATCCAAGACATCAACGCCTATATCCGGGAGCATTACCGCGAGCCATTGACGATCAAGAAGCTGGCAGAGGTGTTTTACCTTCATCCGGTCTATTTAGGCCAATTGCTGCAGAAGAAGAACGGCGTTCATTTTAACGAAATGATCCATAACTATCGCATTGAAGAAGCCGTCAGGCTGCTCCGGGACGGAAGCTTGAATAACGGCGAGGTGGCCGAGCGAGTGGGTTACGCGAACTATGGCCAATTTCTCAAGCAATTTGAAAAAAGATTGCAAATGTCGCCTAACGAATACCGAAACAGGAACTGA
- a CDS encoding carbohydrate ABC transporter permease has translation MANQTITPERVSAAALQRRVGRGKVEPVIFHTLNTIFMIFLVVVTLYPFLNTIVVSFNAGNDTIRGGIYLWPRQFTLQNYKAIFVSGTIYDAFLISVARTVLSTILNIFLTTMLAYTLSRREYVFRKPITLIFVLTMYFNAGLIPGYFLMKDLHLINTFWVYVVPSMISAFNLIVIRTYIGTIPESLVESARIDGAGDFKIFWSIIFPLCKPVLATIALFVAVGAWNSWFDAFLYTSSRQELSTLQYELMKLLSSSMNANSNPAVANGAGMTQDTAASMVTPLSIRAAVTVVASVPILLVYPFMQKYFVVGLNVGSVKE, from the coding sequence ATGGCAAACCAAACGATCACCCCAGAGCGAGTATCTGCTGCTGCTTTGCAAAGACGGGTCGGACGAGGCAAGGTGGAGCCGGTGATTTTTCATACACTGAATACCATCTTCATGATCTTTCTCGTCGTCGTGACGTTGTATCCGTTTCTGAACACCATCGTGGTTTCGTTTAACGCGGGGAACGATACGATCCGCGGCGGGATCTACCTGTGGCCGAGACAATTTACGCTTCAGAACTATAAGGCGATCTTCGTCTCCGGCACGATCTACGATGCCTTCCTGATTTCGGTGGCGAGAACGGTGTTGTCCACGATTCTGAACATCTTCCTGACAACGATGCTCGCCTATACGCTGAGTCGGCGGGAATATGTGTTCCGCAAGCCGATTACGTTGATTTTCGTGCTTACGATGTATTTTAATGCGGGGTTGATTCCAGGGTATTTCCTGATGAAGGATTTGCATTTGATCAACACGTTTTGGGTTTACGTTGTTCCCTCGATGATCAGCGCATTTAACTTGATCGTCATCCGGACGTATATCGGCACGATTCCCGAGAGCTTGGTGGAGTCGGCGAGAATTGACGGGGCAGGCGATTTCAAAATCTTCTGGTCCATCATCTTCCCGCTGTGCAAACCGGTATTAGCGACGATCGCGTTATTTGTGGCCGTAGGGGCCTGGAACTCCTGGTTTGATGCGTTCCTGTATACGTCCTCGAGACAGGAGCTCAGCACCCTGCAATATGAGCTGATGAAACTGCTGTCTTCCAGCATGAATGCCAACAGCAATCCGGCCGTTGCCAACGGGGCGGGCATGACCCAGGATACGGCGGCTTCCATGGTCACTCCGTTATCGATCCGGGCGGCGGTTACCGTGGTGGCATCTGTTCCGATCCTGCTCGTATATCCCTTCATGCAAAAATATTTCGTGGTAGGCCTTAATGTAGGGAGTGTCAAAGAATAA
- a CDS encoding aldo/keto reductase — protein sequence MKYRELGNTGLQVSEVSFGTWAIGGSWGNTNDDEALKGLDKAIGEGVNFFDTADVYGDGHAERLLAKATKGKEDEIYIATKFCRAGDIHDLETYSEARVRAYCEASLKRLERERIDLYQIHCPPLSVLKDGRVFEVLDKLQAEGKIRHYGVSVETVEEGLFCLGVPGVKALQVILNLFRQKPLAELLPKAQEAGVGILVRLPLASGLLTGKFTPDTTFAADDHRNFNANGEQFNVGETFAGLPFVKGVELAAQLSWIAEGRGDMARAAMRWILDQPQVSCVIPGFRNVRQVEDNLGAIDVPSFSKEELERLALFYQNEVAQHIRGAY from the coding sequence ATGAAATATCGGGAGCTTGGTAATACGGGTCTTCAAGTCAGCGAGGTGAGCTTTGGCACTTGGGCCATCGGCGGAAGCTGGGGCAACACGAATGATGACGAGGCCCTGAAGGGCTTGGATAAAGCGATTGGAGAAGGTGTCAATTTCTTCGATACGGCGGACGTTTATGGCGACGGACATGCGGAGCGTCTGCTTGCCAAAGCGACCAAAGGGAAGGAAGACGAGATCTATATCGCGACAAAATTTTGCCGCGCTGGCGATATTCATGACCTGGAGACGTATTCCGAAGCGCGGGTGCGGGCTTATTGCGAAGCCAGCTTAAAACGGTTGGAGCGCGAGCGTATCGATCTGTATCAGATTCATTGCCCGCCGTTGTCCGTGTTGAAGGACGGCCGGGTATTTGAAGTGTTGGACAAGCTGCAGGCGGAGGGAAAAATCCGCCACTACGGCGTGAGCGTAGAGACGGTGGAGGAAGGGTTGTTCTGCCTGGGGGTGCCGGGGGTTAAGGCGCTGCAGGTCATCCTGAACCTGTTCCGCCAAAAGCCGCTCGCAGAGTTGCTGCCGAAGGCGCAGGAAGCCGGCGTGGGCATCCTTGTGCGGCTTCCGCTGGCCAGCGGCCTGCTGACCGGCAAATTCACGCCGGACACGACGTTTGCTGCCGACGATCACCGCAACTTTAACGCGAACGGTGAGCAGTTCAACGTCGGTGAGACGTTTGCAGGCTTGCCGTTCGTCAAAGGTGTCGAGCTGGCAGCGCAGCTCAGCTGGATCGCGGAAGGCCGCGGGGACATGGCCCGCGCGGCGATGCGCTGGATTCTGGACCAGCCGCAAGTCTCCTGCGTGATCCCCGGCTTCCGCAACGTGCGTCAGGTCGAGGACAACCTCGGCGCGATCGACGTGCCTTCCTTCAGCAAGGAAGAGCTGGAGCGGTTGGCCCTCTTCTACCAGAACGAAGTCGCGCAGCATATTCGCGGGGCGTACTGA
- a CDS encoding sensor histidine kinase → MGRWRFRGKVNDIPLKTKFLLIYLIGVLLPILVINLMFMGRMTGFIKEREKQNLEISMERARKDIHDFIDGGVAVSHALNTDKTLYEKMDRTYSDPVDFYETFDEQLRNRVTSYIPVNNQILRIGIYTTNPTIVPGGNYHLIDDEVKNSEWYRIWSSSSDPVVVAAYRASQAFNRANTESYFSVIEEMDYYDSYNTFDKLLRIDIDLSKIYDVIVRERDYLDLYLVNGNDEIIVSADSGYRQDASVGYPKLELSAEDREKGVVSVAIGNAKYVKGWRLIGIPQGTRVSKAMLDMRLFVGMLAAAITLFTSLFIYVMLRSYHYRVKRLSRHMQKVTNEKFDLINIDEGRDEIGGLIRNFNMMTARINALINNVYKLEIQQKSLEAERMRAELNFLQSQMNPHFLFNTLNAILVVCTKNNYSDVTDIIKNLSRLLRRLLRWKEDLVTLEEEIRFIDMYLKIEKFRFRDKFEYVFDIEEEALHYTIPKMSIQPLVENACKHGIQAVQGTGLVAVKARVEDGRLRIVISDNGKGIEPEQLREILLSVRSENTPGNSIGIRNVYRRFELYYNDQVRFNINSKPGQGTEVCIEIPVKLLQHQED, encoded by the coding sequence ATGGGAAGATGGAGATTCCGGGGAAAAGTGAACGATATTCCGCTGAAGACGAAATTTTTGCTGATCTACTTGATTGGCGTACTGCTGCCGATCCTGGTCATTAACCTGATGTTTATGGGGCGGATGACCGGTTTTATTAAAGAACGCGAGAAGCAGAACCTGGAGATTTCCATGGAGCGTGCCCGAAAGGACATTCATGATTTTATCGACGGCGGGGTGGCTGTCAGTCATGCCCTGAACACGGATAAGACGCTGTATGAAAAGATGGATCGGACCTACTCGGACCCGGTCGATTTTTACGAAACGTTTGATGAGCAGCTGCGCAATCGGGTTACCAGCTACATTCCGGTCAATAATCAGATTCTGCGGATCGGGATATACACGACCAATCCGACGATCGTCCCCGGGGGCAATTATCATTTGATCGATGATGAGGTGAAGAACAGCGAATGGTACCGGATCTGGAGCAGCTCGTCCGACCCGGTGGTCGTCGCTGCGTACCGTGCCTCTCAAGCCTTTAACCGGGCGAATACCGAGTCTTATTTCAGCGTGATCGAGGAGATGGACTACTACGATTCCTATAACACCTTCGACAAGCTGCTAAGGATCGACATTGACCTCAGCAAAATTTACGACGTGATCGTCCGGGAGCGGGACTACCTGGATTTGTATCTGGTCAACGGGAACGATGAAATCATCGTGTCGGCGGACAGCGGCTATCGGCAGGACGCAAGCGTCGGTTATCCCAAGCTTGAATTGTCTGCCGAGGATCGGGAGAAGGGCGTAGTGTCCGTTGCCATCGGCAATGCCAAATATGTGAAAGGCTGGCGGCTGATCGGGATTCCGCAGGGAACCCGGGTATCGAAGGCGATGCTCGATATGCGCCTGTTCGTCGGGATGTTGGCGGCAGCGATCACTTTATTCACGTCGCTCTTTATCTACGTGATGCTCCGATCTTACCATTACCGGGTAAAGCGGCTGTCTCGCCATATGCAGAAGGTCACCAACGAGAAGTTCGATTTGATCAACATCGATGAAGGACGCGATGAGATCGGCGGCTTGATCCGCAACTTTAACATGATGACCGCCCGTATCAACGCGTTGATCAATAACGTTTACAAGCTGGAAATCCAGCAGAAGAGCCTCGAAGCCGAGCGGATGCGGGCAGAGCTGAACTTCTTGCAGAGTCAGATGAACCCTCATTTTCTGTTTAATACGCTGAACGCGATTTTGGTTGTCTGTACGAAAAATAACTACTCCGATGTTACGGACATCATTAAAAACCTGTCCAGGCTGCTGCGCCGGCTGCTCCGCTGGAAGGAGGACCTTGTCACGCTGGAGGAGGAAATTCGGTTTATCGACATGTATTTGAAAATCGAGAAGTTCCGCTTCCGGGACAAATTCGAGTACGTCTTCGACATCGAGGAGGAGGCGCTGCATTATACCATTCCAAAAATGAGCATCCAGCCGCTGGTCGAGAACGCCTGCAAGCACGGAATCCAGGCGGTGCAGGGCACCGGGCTCGTCGCCGTCAAAGCCCGCGTGGAAGACGGCCGGCTTCGCATCGTCATTTCGGATAACGGCAAAGGCATCGAACCGGAGCAGCTGCGGGAAATCCTGCTTTCCGTACGGAGTGAGAACACGCCTGGGAACAGCATCGGCATCCGCAATGTGTATCGCCGGTTTGAGTTGTACTACAACGATCAGGTTCGCTTCAACATCAACAGCAAGCCGGGACAAGGGACGGAAGTATGCATCGAAATCCCGGTCAAACTGCTTCAACACCAGGAAGATTAA
- a CDS encoding type 2 periplasmic-binding domain-containing protein has protein sequence MGGKTKSMLRLSVILLLSLSVILAGCGSGNNNATTAETNTGNPATTGNNAGDKVEPFEITAFIGEAGQQPTPDNKIYKKIKDELGVTFKFEFLAGDINQKLGVMIAGSDYPDIMTGNTKLTAAGAYIPLEDLIEEHAPNLKKHYEKYWNMMKDPNDGHIYILPNYGAYNGEVSTTWYSGPAFWIQKAVLEEAGYPQVKTLDEYFDLLVKYKEKHPTIDGSPTIGFEILNYDWRNWGLFNAPQHLIGHPNDGGVVVNNGKAEIFADKDYAMRYYKKLNEMNALGLIDKETFTQNYDQYQAKISSGTVLGFFDQHWNFQSAENVLITADKHERTYVGLPLVYDTSIKDYYLDRPALNLNNGFGISVNAGKEKAIKILKLWDRLIQEDWQKILSWGIEGEDYIVNEEGRFMKTQEQRDRFTDATWKLANKADTLYSFSPKMQGYFSDGNATDAAAQPEEYKASLEEYDKKFLEAYGYNSYVDFFSPAPENPIYYPAWSVDLVEGSEAKVVNTKQNDLSTKYLPKAILADPADFNKVWDEYVGEIHKLNIKAYEDRINEVLQWRIDNWTVK, from the coding sequence ATGGGGGGCAAGACCAAATCAATGCTCCGGCTCAGCGTCATCCTGCTGTTATCGCTCAGCGTCATCCTAGCGGGATGCGGCAGCGGTAATAACAACGCTACCACAGCCGAAACCAACACCGGCAATCCAGCCACTACAGGAAACAATGCCGGAGATAAAGTCGAACCGTTTGAAATCACTGCGTTTATCGGTGAAGCCGGCCAACAGCCGACGCCGGACAACAAGATTTACAAGAAGATTAAAGATGAGCTGGGCGTCACGTTCAAATTTGAATTTCTTGCCGGGGATATTAACCAGAAGCTTGGCGTTATGATCGCGGGCTCCGATTATCCCGATATTATGACCGGCAATACGAAGTTGACGGCGGCAGGCGCTTATATTCCTTTGGAAGACCTGATTGAAGAACATGCTCCGAATTTGAAGAAGCACTATGAGAAGTACTGGAACATGATGAAGGACCCGAACGACGGCCATATCTACATCCTGCCAAACTACGGGGCTTATAACGGGGAAGTCAGCACGACCTGGTATTCGGGCCCGGCGTTCTGGATCCAAAAGGCCGTTCTGGAGGAAGCGGGATATCCGCAGGTCAAAACGCTTGACGAATATTTTGATCTGCTTGTGAAGTACAAGGAGAAGCACCCGACGATCGATGGAAGCCCCACGATTGGTTTCGAAATTCTGAATTATGACTGGAGAAACTGGGGGCTGTTTAATGCGCCGCAGCATCTGATCGGACACCCGAATGACGGCGGCGTTGTCGTGAATAACGGCAAAGCGGAGATTTTCGCCGACAAGGATTATGCGATGCGGTACTACAAGAAGCTGAATGAAATGAACGCCTTAGGTTTGATCGATAAAGAGACGTTTACGCAGAACTATGACCAATATCAAGCGAAAATTTCCAGCGGCACGGTGCTCGGATTTTTCGATCAACACTGGAACTTCCAAAGTGCGGAGAACGTGTTGATTACGGCGGACAAACATGAAAGAACCTATGTGGGATTGCCGCTGGTTTATGATACAAGCATTAAAGATTACTATCTTGACCGCCCGGCGTTGAATTTGAACAACGGCTTTGGGATCAGCGTAAATGCCGGTAAGGAAAAAGCGATCAAGATCCTGAAGCTGTGGGATCGCCTGATTCAAGAAGATTGGCAAAAAATCCTCTCCTGGGGGATCGAAGGCGAAGACTACATCGTGAACGAAGAGGGCCGCTTTATGAAAACCCAGGAACAACGCGACCGGTTTACGGATGCCACTTGGAAGCTGGCCAATAAGGCGGATACGCTTTATAGCTTCAGCCCGAAAATGCAAGGTTATTTCAGTGACGGCAATGCGACGGATGCCGCCGCTCAACCGGAAGAATACAAAGCTTCGCTGGAGGAATATGATAAGAAGTTCCTTGAAGCGTACGGATACAACAGTTATGTCGATTTCTTCAGCCCGGCTCCAGAGAACCCGATCTATTATCCGGCATGGTCGGTTGACTTAGTGGAGGGTTCGGAAGCCAAGGTAGTGAACACCAAACAAAATGATCTGTCTACGAAATATCTGCCTAAAGCAATTTTGGCTGACCCAGCCGACTTCAACAAGGTATGGGATGAATACGTGGGAGAAATCCACAAGCTCAACATTAAAGCTTATGAAGACCGCATCAACGAAGTGTTGCAATGGAGAATTGACAACTGGACCGTAAAATAA
- a CDS encoding ABC transporter permease — protein MDETLMEKHAVPKAKKRKQQQITWSLIKSQRQLIFMSVPLLAYIILFAYVPVWGWTMAFQNYKPARSFGQQEWVGFKQFKFLFTDDSFLRVLRNTLGMSIINLVLGFVTAIALALLLNEIKKIFWKRTVQTISYLPHFLSWIIVTGIVATSLASDGIVNDVLMRLHLIKEPILWLSEGKYFWGVVGASHVWKEVGWNTIIYLAAMAAIDPALYEAADIDGASRYRKMLHVTLPGIKPTIVILLIMSIGHILEAGFEVQYLLGNGLVVDWAETIDIFVLKYGIAQGNYSLATAGGIFKTVVSVTMLLFANWIAKRLGEERLL, from the coding sequence ATGGATGAGACCTTAATGGAAAAACACGCCGTCCCGAAAGCGAAAAAACGAAAACAACAGCAAATAACCTGGTCCCTGATCAAGAGTCAACGGCAGTTGATCTTCATGTCGGTCCCGTTATTGGCTTATATTATATTGTTTGCTTATGTCCCGGTGTGGGGCTGGACGATGGCGTTTCAAAATTATAAGCCGGCAAGAAGCTTTGGCCAGCAGGAATGGGTCGGGTTCAAGCAATTCAAGTTCCTGTTTACGGACGACAGCTTCCTTCGGGTGCTGCGCAATACGCTGGGAATGAGTATCATCAACCTGGTGCTAGGCTTTGTCACCGCAATCGCTCTGGCCTTGCTGCTGAATGAAATCAAGAAGATTTTCTGGAAAAGAACCGTCCAAACCATCTCGTATCTTCCGCACTTCCTGTCCTGGATCATCGTCACCGGGATCGTCGCGACCTCCCTTGCCTCCGATGGCATCGTCAACGACGTTCTGATGCGGCTGCATCTGATCAAGGAGCCGATCCTGTGGCTCAGCGAAGGCAAGTATTTCTGGGGTGTCGTTGGTGCATCCCATGTCTGGAAAGAGGTTGGCTGGAACACGATCATTTATTTGGCTGCGATGGCGGCGATTGACCCGGCATTATACGAAGCTGCGGATATCGACGGAGCCAGCCGATACCGGAAGATGCTTCATGTCACACTTCCCGGCATTAAGCCAACGATTGTCATTCTGCTGATCATGTCCATCGGTCATATTCTGGAAGCCGGCTTCGAGGTCCAATACCTGCTCGGGAACGGTCTGGTGGTTGACTGGGCGGAAACGATTGATATTTTCGTGCTGAAATACGGGATTGCCCAAGGCAACTACTCCCTGGCAACCGCCGGCGGGATATTCAAAACGGTCGTTAGCGTAACCATGCTGCTCTTCGCGAACTGGATCGCCAAACGACTAGGGGAAGAGAGGCTGTTATAG